From a region of the Mauremys mutica isolate MM-2020 ecotype Southern chromosome 12, ASM2049712v1, whole genome shotgun sequence genome:
- the C12H6orf136 gene encoding uncharacterized protein C6orf136 homolog isoform X2, translated as MRSLVAGRSPSRREEESRSSHRRDLVSCWEKAPQALGPPMALKFHLSLVEQQVEAARTLLLPPPGASLVGGTFLSSSEQKLSRHKLLQGLEQGCPRQPTALFPLDGMEASVTTVDGQQEDDITVREGTGLDSASLDSLYSLFYGKPCWIPFQATVGTATSATSGSPGNHDPSMEEHLAVMYEKLQHELPNFFLKIPDYGIYSQDVEFVSEILHLRTRGRVMYQLVLTLCRIVAWNYFANMRLEVLKLTQHPENWSIQARWRITGLPFHVLMLRFYKRDKRELYRTYDAYSTFFLDSRGLIRCHRIDKLMPSQPPAVKVKKLLVAALVGLGLSEHRPSLQLLLSALAGKQQGVPVGYRDS; from the exons GACCTGGTCTCCTGCTGGGAGAAGGCCCCCCAGGCACTGGGCCCACCCATGGCTCTGAAGTTCCACTTATCACTGGTAGAGCAGCAGGTGGAAGCTGCCAGGACCCTCCTGTTGCCCCCACCAGGGGCCAGCCTGGTGGGTGGTACCTTCCTGAGTTCATCAGAGCAGAAGCTGAGCCGGCACAAGCTGCTGCAGGGTCTGGAGCAGGGGTGCCCCCGCCAGCCCACTGCCCTCTTCCCTCTGGATGGCATGGAGGCCTCTGTCACCACAGTGGATGGGCAGCAGGAGGACGACATCACCGTGCGGGAGGGCACCGGCCTGGACAGTGCCTCCCTGGACTCTCTGTACAGCCTGTTTTACGGCAAGCCCTGCTGGATCCCCTTCCAGGCCACTGTTGGTACAGCCACCAGTGCCACCTCTGGCTCGCCCGGGAACCACGATCCTAGCATGGAGGAGCACCTGGCTGTCATGTACgagaagctgcagcatgag TTGCCGAATTTCTTCCTGAAGATACCTGACTACGGGATCTACTCCCAGGATGTGGAGTTTGTCAGCGAGATTCTGCACCTGAGAACTCG gGGCCGAGTCATGTACCAGCTGGTGCTGACCCTGTGCCGCATCGTGGCCTGGAACTACTTCGCCAACATGCGGCTGGAGGTGCTGAAGCTGACGCAGCACCCCGAGAACTGGAGCATCCAGGCCCGCTGGCGCATCACGGGGCTCCCCTTCCATGTCCTCATGCTGCGTTTCTACAAGAGGGACAAGAGAGAGCTGTACAG GACCTATGATGCCTATTCCACTTTCTTCTTGGACTCCAGAGGACTGATCCGCTGTCACCGGATAGACAAG CTGATGCCGTCCCAGCCGCCTGCGGTCAAGGTGAAGAAGCTGCTGGTGGCCGCTCTGGTTGGCCTGGGCCTGTCGGAGCACAGACCCTCTCTGCAGTTGCTCTTATCTGCCCTGGCTGGCAAACAGCAGGGGGTGCCAGTGGGCTACAGGGACAGCtga
- the C12H6orf136 gene encoding uncharacterized protein C6orf136 homolog isoform X1 gives MYQRSRAVAGRLGPAARCWGPRCRWGESARCCYRARQQDLVSCWEKAPQALGPPMALKFHLSLVEQQVEAARTLLLPPPGASLVGGTFLSSSEQKLSRHKLLQGLEQGCPRQPTALFPLDGMEASVTTVDGQQEDDITVREGTGLDSASLDSLYSLFYGKPCWIPFQATVGTATSATSGSPGNHDPSMEEHLAVMYEKLQHELPNFFLKIPDYGIYSQDVEFVSEILHLRTRGRVMYQLVLTLCRIVAWNYFANMRLEVLKLTQHPENWSIQARWRITGLPFHVLMLRFYKRDKRELYRTYDAYSTFFLDSRGLIRCHRIDKLMPSQPPAVKVKKLLVAALVGLGLSEHRPSLQLLLSALAGKQQGVPVGYRDS, from the exons GGGGCGAGTCCGCGCGCTGCTGCTACCGGGCGCGGCAGCAA GACCTGGTCTCCTGCTGGGAGAAGGCCCCCCAGGCACTGGGCCCACCCATGGCTCTGAAGTTCCACTTATCACTGGTAGAGCAGCAGGTGGAAGCTGCCAGGACCCTCCTGTTGCCCCCACCAGGGGCCAGCCTGGTGGGTGGTACCTTCCTGAGTTCATCAGAGCAGAAGCTGAGCCGGCACAAGCTGCTGCAGGGTCTGGAGCAGGGGTGCCCCCGCCAGCCCACTGCCCTCTTCCCTCTGGATGGCATGGAGGCCTCTGTCACCACAGTGGATGGGCAGCAGGAGGACGACATCACCGTGCGGGAGGGCACCGGCCTGGACAGTGCCTCCCTGGACTCTCTGTACAGCCTGTTTTACGGCAAGCCCTGCTGGATCCCCTTCCAGGCCACTGTTGGTACAGCCACCAGTGCCACCTCTGGCTCGCCCGGGAACCACGATCCTAGCATGGAGGAGCACCTGGCTGTCATGTACgagaagctgcagcatgag TTGCCGAATTTCTTCCTGAAGATACCTGACTACGGGATCTACTCCCAGGATGTGGAGTTTGTCAGCGAGATTCTGCACCTGAGAACTCG gGGCCGAGTCATGTACCAGCTGGTGCTGACCCTGTGCCGCATCGTGGCCTGGAACTACTTCGCCAACATGCGGCTGGAGGTGCTGAAGCTGACGCAGCACCCCGAGAACTGGAGCATCCAGGCCCGCTGGCGCATCACGGGGCTCCCCTTCCATGTCCTCATGCTGCGTTTCTACAAGAGGGACAAGAGAGAGCTGTACAG GACCTATGATGCCTATTCCACTTTCTTCTTGGACTCCAGAGGACTGATCCGCTGTCACCGGATAGACAAG CTGATGCCGTCCCAGCCGCCTGCGGTCAAGGTGAAGAAGCTGCTGGTGGCCGCTCTGGTTGGCCTGGGCCTGTCGGAGCACAGACCCTCTCTGCAGTTGCTCTTATCTGCCCTGGCTGGCAAACAGCAGGGGGTGCCAGTGGGCTACAGGGACAGCtga